In Afipia sp. GAS231, a single window of DNA contains:
- a CDS encoding outer membrane protein produces MRLTLLAAMMCGVAAGAQAADLPDLPILRGAVTDGMTHSTRNWDGWYVGGQVGYTSADMDFSHSVKTLTNFMLRNSVLQDPVSQWSLLSKNHAQATGFGGFVGRNWQWDQVVLGVEANYNYMNSLASSSTNGMSLNIVNPTGESPPAGHTHTYSTTLTGKASLQVKDVVTFRGRAGWAAGDFLPYMFGGLAVGRVDTARSATVSYTKWDDYDQTTQTLVGFVNGTPVYTTTTTHITAQIGAGSVSNAEHRTNSFVAGWTAGLGTEYNIWGGLFMRAEWEYVRFMSVKDTSFSTNSVRAGLGYKF; encoded by the coding sequence ATGCGTTTGACCTTGCTGGCAGCGATGATGTGCGGCGTAGCGGCCGGTGCGCAAGCCGCCGATCTCCCCGATTTGCCGATACTCCGCGGCGCCGTCACCGACGGAATGACGCATAGCACGCGAAACTGGGACGGTTGGTATGTCGGCGGCCAAGTCGGCTACACCTCGGCAGACATGGACTTCAGCCATTCGGTCAAGACGCTCACGAATTTCATGTTGCGCAACAGCGTGCTTCAGGATCCGGTCTCGCAGTGGTCGCTGCTTTCCAAGAACCACGCGCAGGCCACCGGCTTTGGTGGTTTCGTCGGTCGCAACTGGCAGTGGGACCAGGTCGTCCTGGGTGTCGAGGCCAACTACAATTACATGAACAGCCTTGCGAGCTCGTCCACCAACGGGATGAGCCTCAACATCGTCAATCCCACGGGAGAGAGTCCACCGGCCGGCCATACTCATACCTACAGCACGACACTGACCGGTAAAGCGTCCTTGCAGGTCAAGGACGTGGTGACGTTCCGCGGTCGCGCGGGGTGGGCCGCCGGCGACTTCCTGCCGTATATGTTTGGCGGCCTGGCCGTCGGCCGTGTCGATACGGCGCGGTCGGCGACGGTTTCCTACACCAAGTGGGACGATTACGACCAGACGACTCAAACGCTGGTAGGATTCGTCAACGGAACTCCCGTCTACACTACCACCACCACGCATATCACCGCTCAAATAGGCGCCGGCTCGGTTTCCAACGCCGAGCATCGCACCAACAGTTTCGTGGCCGGCTGGACCGCCGGTCTCGGAACGGAGTACAACATTTGGGGTGGTCTGTTCATGCGCGCCGAGTGGGAATACGTCAGGTTCATGTCGGTGAAGGATACCAGCTTCAGCACCAACAGCGTGCGCGCCGGCCTCGGCTACAAGTTCTGA
- a CDS encoding glutathione S-transferase family protein, whose amino-acid sequence MKIYGDINSGNCLKVKWVCDRLALPYDWVAIDTLKQETRTPEFLKVNDAGQVPAVALDDGRTLAQSNAIIRYLAGGSDLIPSDAFAQAKMDEWLFWEQYSHEPYIAACRFHMFYLGRPASDLDPDKVKRGYAALARMEHQLAITPFLVGNAVSLADVSLLAYTRVAHEGGFDLSGHPSVRRWIGETEKHLGLTPAR is encoded by the coding sequence ATGAAAATCTACGGCGATATCAATTCGGGCAATTGCCTGAAGGTGAAATGGGTGTGCGATCGTCTCGCGCTGCCCTACGATTGGGTGGCGATCGATACACTCAAGCAGGAAACCCGGACGCCGGAATTTCTGAAAGTGAACGATGCCGGCCAGGTGCCTGCGGTCGCGCTCGACGACGGCCGCACGTTGGCGCAATCCAACGCCATCATCCGTTATCTCGCCGGCGGCAGCGATTTGATTCCTTCCGATGCTTTCGCACAGGCCAAGATGGACGAATGGCTGTTCTGGGAACAATACAGCCACGAGCCCTATATCGCGGCGTGCCGCTTCCACATGTTCTATCTGGGCAGGCCGGCCTCCGATCTCGATCCCGACAAGGTCAAGCGCGGCTACGCAGCGCTGGCGCGGATGGAGCATCAACTCGCGATCACGCCATTTCTGGTCGGTAACGCCGTCTCGCTGGCCGACGTTTCGCTGTTGGCTTATACGCGCGTGGCGCATGAAGGTGGCTTCGATCTCAGTGGCCATCCTTCCGTGCGCCGCTGGATCGGCGAGACCGAGAAGCATCTCGGCCTGACGCCGGCGCGCTGA
- a CDS encoding GNAT family N-acetyltransferase — protein sequence MTAISKVTIRRVCREDVAVIVGMLADDPLGGARERIEDPLPQSYYTAFETVERDPNIQLVVAEDGDGAVVGCLQLCILPGLSSQGASRGLIEDVRVASHCRSRGIGELLVQWALGEARGKGCKLVELLTHHTRVDAQRFYERLGFARSHVGMTVRF from the coding sequence ATGACTGCGATCTCGAAAGTCACCATCCGCCGCGTCTGTCGTGAGGACGTCGCCGTCATTGTCGGCATGCTGGCGGACGATCCGCTCGGTGGCGCCCGCGAACGGATCGAAGATCCGCTGCCGCAATCCTATTACACGGCGTTCGAGACCGTCGAGCGCGATCCGAACATCCAGCTCGTGGTCGCCGAGGACGGCGACGGCGCTGTCGTCGGCTGCCTGCAATTGTGCATCCTGCCTGGCTTAAGTTCGCAGGGCGCCTCGCGTGGCCTGATCGAGGACGTCCGCGTCGCCAGCCATTGTCGCAGCCGCGGCATCGGCGAACTGTTGGTACAGTGGGCGCTTGGGGAAGCGCGCGGCAAAGGCTGCAAGCTGGTCGAGTTGCTGACGCACCATACCCGCGTTGATGCGCAGCGGTTCTATGAAAGGCTCGGCTTTGCGCGCAGCCATGTCGGCATGACCGTTCGATTTTGA